In Microplitis mediator isolate UGA2020A chromosome 2, iyMicMedi2.1, whole genome shotgun sequence, a single window of DNA contains:
- the LOC130678436 gene encoding ran-binding protein 3 isoform X2 translates to MADCEENADDKCRPLQKIVMKFDDPPESDENSSYGPILSQSKFGNSSGISEFSKLSSEFSGLKPSILRPSQFSTVSNLPGPSSKSLSDSLKTQSSFIKVSDKTIRYNDDPKDKNGRSIDSKIDTEPNKTEKRHKEDIKLATPKFLPLAANPKENNPLTDTIGTVNCLTSSFIFGQNIKDRVAVGKDNDCSEDETEKLTNEELVVDKSSELLFSNAAAVCSSTTKSGLTLSQAAHEVEEANRASKRKYNQVIPLTGEEEEVNILQINCKLFTFDKVTSGWKERGRGILRLNDRDEESRLVGRATGTQRLILNTKIWPEMTAERAGPKSLRLTAMDIHGDIRIFIVQAAPSEVDQLYNLLIQRLERAKENQPKKFAADH, encoded by the exons ATGGCGGATTGTGAGG AGAATGCTGATGATAAATGCCGAcctctacaaaaaattgtaatgaaaTTCGATGATCCTCCTGAATCAGATGAAAATTCTTCctatg gtcCCATTTTATCTCAGTCAAAATTTGGTAACTCCTCTGGTATTAGCGAATTCAGTAAACTATCATCAGAGTTCAGTGGTTTAAAGCCATCAATACTTAGACCATCTCAATTTAGTACAGTCTCTAATCTACCTGGTCCATCATCAAAATCACTATCAGATTCTCTGAAAACTCAAAGTTCTTTTATTAAAGTCTCTGATAAGACCATACGTTATAACGATGATCCCAAAGATAAAAATGGTCGGAGTATAGATTCAAAAATAGATACTGAACCtaataaaactgaaaaaagACATAAAGAGGATATTAAATTAGCAACACCCAAATTTCTGCCTCTAGCTGCTAATCCTAAAGAAAATAATCCTCTTACGGATACTATTGGTACAGTAAACTGTTTAACATCAAGTTTTATATTCGGTCAGAACATCAAGGATCGCGTAGCAGTGGGAAAAGACAACGATTGTTCTGAAGATGAGACTGAAAAATTAACGAATGAAGAATTAGTAGTCGATAAATCATCTGAATTACTTTTTTCCAATGCTGCTGCTGTTTGTTCGAGTACTACTAAGTCTGGGTTAACGTTATCACAAGCTGCTCATGAAGTGGAAGAAGCAAATCGAGCTAGTAAAAGAAAGTACAATCAAGTTATCCCGTTAACTggtgaagaagaagaagtcAATATTCTCCAAATTAATTGCAAACTTTTTACCTTCGATAAG GTGACAAGTGGTTGGAAAGAGCGAGGACGAGGTATTCTTCGACTCAATGACCGAGATGAAGAATCACGACTTGTCGGACGTGCGACTGGCACTCAAAGGCTTATTCTGAACACAAAAATATGGCCAGAAATGACCGCCGAACGTGCCGGACCCAAATCCCTTAGATTAACTGCTATGGACATTCATGGTGACATAAGAATTTTCATAGTTCAAGCGGCACCTTCAGAAGTCGATCAGCTTTATAACCTACTCATACAACGACTCGAACGTGCCAAAGAAAATCAACCGAAAAAATTTGCGGCCGATCATTGA
- the LOC130678436 gene encoding ran-binding protein 3 isoform X1, with translation MQIFFLIFHRLVDENADDKCRPLQKIVMKFDDPPESDENSSYGPILSQSKFGNSSGISEFSKLSSEFSGLKPSILRPSQFSTVSNLPGPSSKSLSDSLKTQSSFIKVSDKTIRYNDDPKDKNGRSIDSKIDTEPNKTEKRHKEDIKLATPKFLPLAANPKENNPLTDTIGTVNCLTSSFIFGQNIKDRVAVGKDNDCSEDETEKLTNEELVVDKSSELLFSNAAAVCSSTTKSGLTLSQAAHEVEEANRASKRKYNQVIPLTGEEEEVNILQINCKLFTFDKVTSGWKERGRGILRLNDRDEESRLVGRATGTQRLILNTKIWPEMTAERAGPKSLRLTAMDIHGDIRIFIVQAAPSEVDQLYNLLIQRLERAKENQPKKFAADH, from the exons ATGCAAATCTTTTTCCTAATATTTCATCGATTAGTAGATG AGAATGCTGATGATAAATGCCGAcctctacaaaaaattgtaatgaaaTTCGATGATCCTCCTGAATCAGATGAAAATTCTTCctatg gtcCCATTTTATCTCAGTCAAAATTTGGTAACTCCTCTGGTATTAGCGAATTCAGTAAACTATCATCAGAGTTCAGTGGTTTAAAGCCATCAATACTTAGACCATCTCAATTTAGTACAGTCTCTAATCTACCTGGTCCATCATCAAAATCACTATCAGATTCTCTGAAAACTCAAAGTTCTTTTATTAAAGTCTCTGATAAGACCATACGTTATAACGATGATCCCAAAGATAAAAATGGTCGGAGTATAGATTCAAAAATAGATACTGAACCtaataaaactgaaaaaagACATAAAGAGGATATTAAATTAGCAACACCCAAATTTCTGCCTCTAGCTGCTAATCCTAAAGAAAATAATCCTCTTACGGATACTATTGGTACAGTAAACTGTTTAACATCAAGTTTTATATTCGGTCAGAACATCAAGGATCGCGTAGCAGTGGGAAAAGACAACGATTGTTCTGAAGATGAGACTGAAAAATTAACGAATGAAGAATTAGTAGTCGATAAATCATCTGAATTACTTTTTTCCAATGCTGCTGCTGTTTGTTCGAGTACTACTAAGTCTGGGTTAACGTTATCACAAGCTGCTCATGAAGTGGAAGAAGCAAATCGAGCTAGTAAAAGAAAGTACAATCAAGTTATCCCGTTAACTggtgaagaagaagaagtcAATATTCTCCAAATTAATTGCAAACTTTTTACCTTCGATAAG GTGACAAGTGGTTGGAAAGAGCGAGGACGAGGTATTCTTCGACTCAATGACCGAGATGAAGAATCACGACTTGTCGGACGTGCGACTGGCACTCAAAGGCTTATTCTGAACACAAAAATATGGCCAGAAATGACCGCCGAACGTGCCGGACCCAAATCCCTTAGATTAACTGCTATGGACATTCATGGTGACATAAGAATTTTCATAGTTCAAGCGGCACCTTCAGAAGTCGATCAGCTTTATAACCTACTCATACAACGACTCGAACGTGCCAAAGAAAATCAACCGAAAAAATTTGCGGCCGATCATTGA